From Ailuropoda melanoleuca isolate Jingjing chromosome 8, ASM200744v2, whole genome shotgun sequence, a single genomic window includes:
- the PEX19 gene encoding peroxisomal biogenesis factor 19 isoform X1 produces the protein MAAPYRSTLLLVALGEGAGRGGRAPAPLRPASYGKPERARWPLPRRTVVLGPTLTGNWKSSWKDALFASQEKFFQELFDSELASQATAEFEKAMKELAEEEPHLVEQFQKLSEAAGRVGSDATSQQEFTSCLKETLSGLAKNATDLQNSGMSEEELTKAMEGLGMDEGDGDGNILPIMQSIMQNLLSKDVLYPSLKDITEKYPEWLQSHRESLPPEQFEKYQEQHSVMGKICEQFEAETPTDCEATQKARFELVLDLMQQLQDLGHPPKELAGEMPPGLNFDLDALNLSGPPGANGEQCLIM, from the exons ATGGCGGCTCCGTACCGATCAACGCTGCTATTGGTTGCACTAGGGGAAGGGGCGGGACGCGGGGGCCGGGCGCCGGCGCCGCTGAGACCCGCCTCCTACGGCAAGCCGGAGAGAGCAAGATGGCCGCTGCCGAGGAGGACTGTGGTGCTGGGGCCGACGCTGACCGGGAATTGGAAGAGCTCCTGGAAA GATGCCCTCTTTGCCTCCCAAGAGAAGTTTTTCCAGGAACTGTTTGACAGCGAGCTGGCTTCCCAAGCCACTGCAGAGTTCGAGAAGGCAATGAAGGAGTTGGCTGAAGAAGAGCCCCACCTGGTGGAGCAGTTCCAAAAGCTCTCAGAAGCCGCTGGGAGAGTGG GCAGTGACGCAACCTCTCAACAAGAATTTACGTCTTGCCTGAAGGAGACACTAAGTGGACTCGCCAAAAATGCCACTGATCTTCAG AACTCAGGCATGTCAGAGGAGGAACTGACCAAGGCCATGGAAGGGCTGGGCATGGATGAAGGGGACGGGGACGGGAACATCCTCCCCATTATGCAGAGCATCATGCAGAACCTTCTGTCCAAGGACGTGCTGTACCCGTCACTGAAGGACATTACTGAGAAG tATCCAGAATGGTTGCAGAGTCACCGGGAGTCTCTTCCTCCagagcagtttgaaaaataccaGGAACAGCATAGTGTCATGGGCAAGATATGTGAGCAGTTTGAGGCAGAGACCCCCACAGACTGTGAGGCCACTCAGAAGGCTCGTTTTGAGTTAGTACTGGATCTTATGCAGCAG CTACAGGATTTGGGCCATCCTCCAAAAGAACTGGCTGGAGAGATG cctcctggcctcAACTTTGACCTGGATGCCCTCAATCTGTCGGGCCCACCAGGTGCCAATGGCGAACAGTGTCTGATCATGTGA
- the PEX19 gene encoding peroxisomal biogenesis factor 19 isoform X2 has translation MAAAEEDCGAGADADRELEELLESALDDFDKAKPSPAPPPTTTAPDASGPQKRSPGDTAKDALFASQEKFFQELFDSELASQATAEFEKAMKELAEEEPHLVEQFQKLSEAAGRVGSDATSQQEFTSCLKETLSGLAKNATDLQNSGMSEEELTKAMEGLGMDEGDGDGNILPIMQSIMQNLLSKDVLYPSLKDITEKYPEWLQSHRESLPPEQFEKYQEQHSVMGKICEQFEAETPTDCEATQKARFELVLDLMQQLQDLGHPPKELAGEMPPGLNFDLDALNLSGPPGANGEQCLIM, from the exons ATGGCCGCTGCCGAGGAGGACTGTGGTGCTGGGGCCGACGCTGACCGGGAATTGGAAGAGCTCCTGGAAA GTGCTCTTGATGATTTCGATAAGGCCAaaccctccccagcaccccctcctACCACCACGGCCCCTGATGCTTCGGGGCCCCAGAAGAGATCGCCAGGAGACACTGCCAAA GATGCCCTCTTTGCCTCCCAAGAGAAGTTTTTCCAGGAACTGTTTGACAGCGAGCTGGCTTCCCAAGCCACTGCAGAGTTCGAGAAGGCAATGAAGGAGTTGGCTGAAGAAGAGCCCCACCTGGTGGAGCAGTTCCAAAAGCTCTCAGAAGCCGCTGGGAGAGTGG GCAGTGACGCAACCTCTCAACAAGAATTTACGTCTTGCCTGAAGGAGACACTAAGTGGACTCGCCAAAAATGCCACTGATCTTCAG AACTCAGGCATGTCAGAGGAGGAACTGACCAAGGCCATGGAAGGGCTGGGCATGGATGAAGGGGACGGGGACGGGAACATCCTCCCCATTATGCAGAGCATCATGCAGAACCTTCTGTCCAAGGACGTGCTGTACCCGTCACTGAAGGACATTACTGAGAAG tATCCAGAATGGTTGCAGAGTCACCGGGAGTCTCTTCCTCCagagcagtttgaaaaataccaGGAACAGCATAGTGTCATGGGCAAGATATGTGAGCAGTTTGAGGCAGAGACCCCCACAGACTGTGAGGCCACTCAGAAGGCTCGTTTTGAGTTAGTACTGGATCTTATGCAGCAG CTACAGGATTTGGGCCATCCTCCAAAAGAACTGGCTGGAGAGATG cctcctggcctcAACTTTGACCTGGATGCCCTCAATCTGTCGGGCCCACCAGGTGCCAATGGCGAACAGTGTCTGATCATGTGA